In Cololabis saira isolate AMF1-May2022 chromosome 1, fColSai1.1, whole genome shotgun sequence, the following proteins share a genomic window:
- the LOC133441909 gene encoding cytochrome P450 3A40-like encodes MGTFLYFSAETWTLLVAFITLLLVYGSWPYRTFKKLGIPGPTPVPFFGTLLAYRKGFCNFDEECHKKYGKTWGIYDGRQPVLCITDPAMIKAVLIKECYSIFTNRRNFRLNGPMYDAVSIAEDDHWKNIRSILSPSFTSGRLKEMFNIMKHHSTNLINNMKKKADKDEPLDMKEFFGPYSMDVVTSTSFSVDIDSLNNPSDPFVTHIKKMLKFDFLSPLFLAVAFFPFLAPVLEKFEFSIFPKSVTDFFYAALQKIKTTRENSKQKSRVDFLQLMIDSQKKNDQSGEQQNKGLNDHEILSQSMIFIFAGYETSSSSLTFLAYNLATNPEVMRKLQKEIDATFPDKAPIEYQALMDMEYLDCVINESLRLYPIAARLERFAKATVEINGIVIPKGMVVMIPTWPLQRDPDIWHEPEEFKPERFSKENKGSIDPYTYMPFGLGPRNCIGMRFAMVTMKLAMVEILQQHSFAVCKETEIPFELDVQGLLMPKRPIQLKLVPRS; translated from the exons ATGGGCACCTTCCTCTACTTTTCTGCTGAAACATGGACCCTTCTGGTTGCCTTCATCACACTGCTCCTCGT GTATGGCTCCTGGCCTTATAGAACATTCAAGAAACTAGGAATCCCTGGTCCAACACCAGTCCCCTTCTTTGGTACATTGCTGGCTTATCGAAAG GGTTTCTGCAACTTTGACGAAGAATGCCACAAGAAATACGGGAAAACATGGGG CATCTATGATGGCCGTCAGCCTGTGCTATGTATTACAGATCCTGCCATGATAAAAGCCGTTCTGATTAAAGAGTGTTACTCTATTTTTACCAACCGCAGG AATTTCCGTCTGAATGGGCCAATGTATGATGCCGTGTCCATTGCAGAAGATGATCACTGGAAGAACATCCGCAGcatcctctctccttccttcaccTCAGGGAGACTGAAAGAG ATGTTCAACATAATGAAGCATCATTCTACCAATCTGatcaacaacatgaaaaagaaagcaGATAAGGATGAACCTCTAGACATGAAGGA GTTCTTCGGACCGTACAGTATGGATGTAGTAACCAGCACATCTTTCAGCGTGGACATCGACTCACTCAACAACCCCTCGGACCCTTTTGTCACTCACATCAAAAAAATGctaaagtttgactttttgagCCCCCTCTTCCTCGCTGTTG CCTTCTTCCCCTTCCTTGCTCCTGTGTTGGAAAAGTTTGAGTTTTCCATTTTCCCTAAATCTGTGACAGACTTCTTTTACGCTGCTCTCCAGAAGATCAAGACTACTCGTGAGAACAGCAAGCAAAAG AGTCGAGTAGATTTCCTACAGCTGATGATTGActctcagaaaaaaaatgaccaaagtggggaacaacaaaacaaag GTTTAAATGATCATGAGATCCTTTCCCAATCAATGATATTCATCTTTGCTGGTTAtgaaaccagcagcagctccctgACTTTCTTGGCTTACAATCTGGCAACAAACCCTGAGGTCATGAGAAAGCTGCAGAAGGAGATTGATGCTACCTTCCCTGACAAG GCTCCTATAGAGTACCAGGCTCTGATGGATATGGAGTATCTAGACTGCGTTATCAACGAATCCCTTCGATTGTACCCCATTGCCGCACGTTTGGAGCGTTTTGCCAAGGCAACAGTGGAGATAAATGGTATTGTGATTCCAAAGGGTATGGTTGTCATGATCCCCACGTGGCCTCTGCAACGGGATCCTGATATATGGCATGAGCCAGAGGAATTCAAACCTGAGAG ATTCAGCAAGGAAAACAAGGGCTCGATTGACCCATATACGTACATGCCTTTTGGGCTTGGGCCCAGGAATTGCATTGGGATGCGATTTGCAATGGTGACGATGAAACTGGCAATGGTAGAGATCCTGCAGCAACACAGCTTCGCCGTGTGTAAGGAGACTGAG ATCCCCTTTGAGCTGGATGTCCAGGGTCTGCTTATGCCAAAACGACCTATCCAGCTGAAACTGGTGCCTCGCTCTTAA
- the foxk1 gene encoding forkhead box protein K1 produces the protein MADYRDDTGARALLALQSAPCSPVRVSVTSHYPPSLALLPAAPAPGARGEARLLPARLLAATPPQALARLEGRDFEFVMRQRTVTIGRNSSHGSVDINMGHSSFISRRHLQIGYDGEAGGFSLRCLGKNGVFVDGVFQRRGAPPLQLPRECVFRFPSTVIKIQFMSLMDIEEHREMEQPSPPPRPLLPHISPLKISIPTAQQHEDHIRAFGSPLPSPTGTISVPTSCPASPRGAGSSGYRYGRNVTSDLQLAAEYAAKAVSEQRRTLVEHRGGGGEQRGESAGGDSPKDESKPPYSYAQLIVQAISSAPDKQLTLSGIYAHITKHYPYYRTADKGWQNSIRHNLSLNRYFLKVPRSQDEPGKGSFWRLDSASEAKLVEQAFRKRRQRGVACFRTPFGPLSSRSAPASPTHQGLLSPTSSGLQTPECLSREGSPIPHDHHEQLVNKLAAVPEYRYSQSAPGSPVSAQPVIMAAPPHPTVLNSGPGKTLALVPGGIGQVQPIHVLQNAPQSTVTMVRVVTSTALPSNPTNGYSALAVGGLEGNNDVRDAQLSRERVIQTVDSAVQGVEGRHLTPGLHQLPVRAITQNGKHTTAAISISTSLSSGMNSPLQILAAQASSSPPVLVNRQPNADTSPEQTGEPQPKRPKMEDEGGMEPAQHQVIPAQQPVIVAMTSQTHDPRQ, from the exons atggcaGACTACAGGGACGACACCGGAGCCCGGGCTCTGCTGGCCCTCCAGTCGGCTCCGTGCAGCCCGGTGCGGGTGTCGGTGACCTCTCACTACCCGCCGTCGCTGGCCCTGCTGCCGGCCGCCCCCGCGCCGGGAGCCCGCGGCGAGGCGCGCCTGCTGCCGGCGCGGCTGCTCGCGGCGACCCCTCCGCAGGCCCTGGCCCGGCTGGAGGGCCGGGACTTTGAGTTTGTCATGCGGCAGAGGACGGTCACCATAGGCCGGAACTCGTCCCACGGCTCGGTGGACATCAACATGGGCCACTCCAGCTTCATCTCGCGGCGACACCTGCAGATCGGCTACGACGGCGAGGCGGGCGGGTTCTCGCTGCGCTGCCTGGGCAAGAACGGCGTGTTCGTAGACGGCGTGTTCCAGCGGAGAGGAGCGCCGCCGCTGCAGCTGCCTCGGGA GTGCGTGTTTCGTTTTCCCAGTACCGTAATCAAGATCCAGTTCATGTCGCTCATGGATATTGAAGAGCACAGAGAAATGGAGcagccctctcctcctcctcgcccACTTCTGCCCCACATCTCCCCTCTTAAAATCAGCATTCCCACCGCGCAGCAGCATGAAGACCACATCAGGGCGTTTGGCTCGCCGCTGCCATCGCCCACCGGCACCATCAG TGTTCCCACCTCCTGTCCAGCCAGTCCACGAGGGGCAGGGTCATCAGGGTATCGCTATGGACGTaacgtgacctctgacctccagtTAGCAGCCGAATATGCAGCCAAGGCTGTATCTGAACAGAGGCGAACTCTCGTTGAGCACAGAGGTGGAGGAGGCGAGCAACGAGGGGAGTCGGCAGGAGGAGACAGCCCCAAG GATGAGTCAAAACCTCCTTATTCCTATGCACAGTTGATAGTCCAGGCTATCTCTTCGGCCCCAGACAAGCAGCTGACTCTCAGTGGCATCTATGCCCACATCACTAAACACTACCCCTACTATCGCACTGCAGACAAGGGCTGGCAG AACTCAATCAGACACAATCTGTCTCTAAACCGGTACTTTCTGAAAGTGCCCCGCTCCCAGGATGAGCCTGGGAAAGGAAGTTTCTGGCGTTTGGATTCGGCCTCTGAAGCCAAGTTGGTGGAGCAGGCCTTCAGGAAAAGACGGCAAAGAGGGGTGGCTTGCTTCAGGACACCGTTTGGACCTCTGTCTTCAAG AAGTGCTCCTGCATCCCCCACCCACCAGGGACTTCTTTCTCCAACATCCAGCGGGCTGCAGACTCCTGAATGCCTGAGCAGGGAGGGCTCTCCTATCCCTCACGACCATCACGAACAGCTGGTTAACAAACTGGCAGCTGTGCCAGAGTATAGGTATTCTCAGAGTGCCCCAG GTTCTCCAGTCAGTGCTCAGCCTGTCATCATGGCGGCTCCTCCACATCCAACAGTTCTGAACTCAGGCCCGGGGAAAACCCTCGCTTTAGTTCCAGGTGGCATCGGCCAAGTCCAGCCCATCCATGTGCTTCAAAACGCCCCTCAGTCCACCGTCACCATGGTGCGGGTGGTTACCAGCACCGCTCTGCCTTCCAACCCCACAAATGGGTACAGCGCCCTCGCTGTTGGAGGACTCGAGGGCAACAATGACGTCAGAG ATGCCCAGCTGAGCAGAGAGCGTGTGATCCAGACTGTTGACAGTGCAGTGCAGGGTGTTGAAGGACGTCACCTGACCCCAGGTTTgcaccaacttcctgttcgcGCCATTACCCAGAATGGCAAACACACCACTGCTGCAATTTCTATCTCCACCAGTCTGTCATCTG GCATGAATAGTCCTCTGCAGATCCTGGCTGCACAGGCCTCCAGCTCTCCTCCGGTTCTGGTGAACAGACAGCCCAATGCAGACACTTCACCTGAGCAAACAGGTGAGCCCCAGCCCAAAAGACCGAAGATGGAGGACGAGGGCGGGATGGAGCCCGCTCAGCATCAAGTCATACCTGCTCAGCAGCCCGTCATTGTTGCCATGACTTCACAAACCCACGACCCAAGGCAATAA